From Nematostella vectensis chromosome 14, jaNemVect1.1, whole genome shotgun sequence, a single genomic window includes:
- the LOC125559739 gene encoding von Willebrand factor D and EGF domain-containing protein-like — MGRFAACILVLYAFTGFTGTSDGRSCPRPADPCSAANYIPIKDPHRSTKYRYKRPQPALCDYLLQPGWYRFTSSVGGEIPTTKPEPNMCGTLAPIWMRGTHPDTIGVTKETTACVNVNNRNNGCFRSIDMCVEMCSGGYYVYYLRPPYGCSMAYCAGDGIPCDEGFSGPNCTADVKAVFPSSLVPKPKVEPLTTGDRDLFMVCNFTFPLWSNVSFNIEWYDGPILSSNMTSCRNKGENCVYDPLQSRIRPKLGSTVSSASIAIDVWKIGRSEGRNGGALEDQREGLGFGRSEGRNGGALEDQREGMAGLCK, encoded by the exons ATGGGAAGATTTGCAGCTTGTATCCTTGTTCTTTACGCCTTTACTGGCTTCACGGGAACGTCCGACGGGAGAAGCTGCCCAAGGCCCGCCGACCCCTGCTCAGCAGCGAACTACATCCCGATTAAAGACCCGCATAGAAGCACAAAATACAGATACAAAAGACCGCAGCCCGCCTTGTGCGACTACCTCCTTCAGCCCGGATGGTATCGGTTCACTAGCAGTGTCGGCGGCGAGATCCCGACCACTAAACCCGAGCCGAACATGTGTGGAACCTTAGCGCCGATATGGATGAGGGGGACCCACCCAGACACGATTGGGGTAACCAAGGAAACTACCGCGTGCGTTAACGTCAATAACAGGAACAACGGTTGCTTCCGTTCTATTGACATGTGCGTGGAGATGTGCAGCGGAGGGTACTATGTCTACTATCTTCGACCTCCTTATGGGTGCTCAATGGCGTACTGCGCAG GCGATGGAATACCCTGCGACGAAGGCTTCAGTGGACCAAATtgcacag CTGACGTGAAAGCCGTTTTCCCGAGTTCTCTGGTCCCCAAGCCAAAGGTGGAGCCCTTGACTACCGGCGACAGGGACCTATTCATGGTGTGCAACTTCACCTTTCCTCTGTGGAGTAACGTCTCCTTCAACATCGAGTGGTACGATGGTCCAATACTGAGTAGTAATATGACGTCTTGCAGGAACAAAGGAGAAAATTGTGTTTATGACCCCCTGCAAAGTCGGATCAGGCCTAAACTAGGGAGCACGGTAAGTAGTGCCTCCATAGCCATTGACGTGTGGAAAATTGGAAGATCAGAGGGAAGGAATGGCGGGGCTTTGGAAGATCAGAGGGAAGGACTGGGCTTTGGAAGATCAGAGGGAAGGAATGGCGGGGCTTTGGAAGATCAGAGGGAAGGAATGGCAGGGCTTTGTAAGTAG
- the LOC5503976 gene encoding tripartite motif-containing protein 45 isoform X2, with protein sequence MINSIISVLPLLTSEDSKKKTVCQMCDSDEPAQGRCNECDHFVCEQCISAHKRLRPLQHHTILSLDEIKSGKLLAMSKTSYCTKHKGKKLKLFCESCKEVICRDCTVVDHKNHDYLFTSDVIAREKEEILERAKKVTSKLTDIEQAMALVEKAQQHLDENKLVTRKNLDQFIDKQIGALEKMRSDLRGEIESACQKQEKQLTAQRENLSMRLASARSSLEFAERMCREANDVDVLSIRNEVLSQLSSLAEKPVDQPCMEGGVRLVVDQEYWSSMSKKISVDVSSQVSVGESEHTVLEKSAILSGKGPEYLRDLLGFLQPVQQSPKSRWVRCFSAKRDGWAARTFHEKCNGKAPNIVLVSVGGRYVFGGYSDVAWTMSDRGWQSSSRSFLFTLCNKNGYRPEKLPLRRTPDEQAICDHTSCGPAFGGDPAFGDPWFGCGSDLYIADNAGGNEESCTEPHKYARPQGVPSYRPCDVFAGTWTFTPDEMEVFHEVVD encoded by the exons ATGATCAATAGTATTATCTCTGTTCTTCCTTTGTTGACATCTGAAGACTCCAAGAAGAAAACTGTTTGTCAAATGTGTGATAGTGACGAGCCTGCCCAAGGGAGATGTAACGAGTGCGATCACTTTGTCTGTGAGCAGTGTATCTCGGCTCATAAGAGACTTCGTCCGTTGCAACACCATACTATCCTCAGTCTTGATGAGATCAAAAGCGGAAAGTTACTAGCAATGAGCAAAACTTCCTACTGCACCAAACATAAGGGTAAAAAGCTGAAACTGTTTTGCGAATCTTGTAAGGAAGTAATTTGCCGCGACTGCACCGTTGTTGATCATAAAAATCATGACTACCTTTTCACAAGTGACGTTATCGCTCGagagaaagaagaaatattggaaagagcaaaaaaagttACATCAAAACTGACCGACATTGAACAGGCGATGGCATTGGTTGAAAAGGCTCAACAACATCTTGACGAAAATAAACTTGTAACCAGGAAGAATCTGGATCAGTTTATTGATAAGCAGATAGGGGCTCTTGAGAAGATGCGATCAGATCTTAGAGGGGAGATCGAGTCAGCTTGTCAAAAGCAAGAGAAGCAGCTGACTGCCCAGAGAGAGAATTTATCCATGAGACTTGCAAGTGCTCGTAGCAGTTTGGAGTTTGCTGAGAGAATGTGCAGGGAAGCAAATGATGTGGATGTCTTGTCCATCAGGAATGAAGTGCTATCCCAGCTATCGAGTCTAGCAGAGAAACCCGTGGATCAGCCTTGTATGGAGGGTGGAGTTCGTCTTGTAGTGGATCAGGAATATTGGAGTTCCATGTCAAAGAAGATCTCAGTTGATGTATCAAGCCAAGTCTCAGTTGGTGAATCTGAGCATACAG TTCTTGAGAAGTCCGCCATCCTCAGCGGCAAAGGTCCAGAGTACCTCCGAGATCTCTTGGGATTCCTGCAGCCCGTGCAGCAGAGTCCAAAAAGTCGCTGGGTCAGATGTTTCTCTGCAAAAAGAGATGGCTGGGCTGCCAGGACCTTCCATGAAAAATGCAACGGCAAAGCGCCGAACATCGTACTCGTGAGCGTTGGGGGCCGATACGTGTTTGGTGGCTACTCTGACGTAGCGTGGACAA TGAGTGACCGTGGATGGCAGTCCTCCAGCAGGTCATTCTTGTTCACACTGTGTAACAAGAATGGCTACCGCCCTGAAAAGTTGCCATTGAGGCGCACGCCAGATGAACAGGCCATTTGTGACCACACAAGTTGCGGTCCGGCGTTTGGTGGTGATCCGGCGTTTGGTGATCCGTGGTTTGGTTGTGGTAGTGACCTGTACATCGCTGACAACGCGGGGGGTAATGAAGAGTCCTGTACGGAGCCACACAAGTACGCTCGTCCCCAGGGCGTCCCATCTTATCGCCCGTGTGACGTCTTTGCTGGCACCTGGACATTCACACCCGACGAAATGGAGGTGTTTCACGAGGTGGTGGACTGA
- the LOC5503976 gene encoding tripartite motif-containing protein 45 isoform X1 yields the protein MATSASRRLEDEVTCSLCIEHFNDPRVLPCFHSFCRHCLEELAVHSEGRGKLVCPLCKAGFQISPADVSSLKVNFMINSIISVLPLLTSEDSKKKTVCQMCDSDEPAQGRCNECDHFVCEQCISAHKRLRPLQHHTILSLDEIKSGKLLAMSKTSYCTKHKGKKLKLFCESCKEVICRDCTVVDHKNHDYLFTSDVIAREKEEILERAKKVTSKLTDIEQAMALVEKAQQHLDENKLVTRKNLDQFIDKQIGALEKMRSDLRGEIESACQKQEKQLTAQRENLSMRLASARSSLEFAERMCREANDVDVLSIRNEVLSQLSSLAEKPVDQPCMEGGVRLVVDQEYWSSMSKKISVDVSSQVSVGESEHTVLEKSAILSGKGPEYLRDLLGFLQPVQQSPKSRWVRCFSAKRDGWAARTFHEKCNGKAPNIVLVSVGGRYVFGGYSDVAWTMSDRGWQSSSRSFLFTLCNKNGYRPEKLPLRRTPDEQAICDHTSCGPAFGGDPAFGDPWFGCGSDLYIADNAGGNEESCTEPHKYARPQGVPSYRPCDVFAGTWTFTPDEMEVFHEVVD from the exons ATGGCAACATCTGCCAGCAGGCGCCTCGAGGATGAGGTGACGTGCTCTTTGTGTATAGAGCACTTCAACGATCCTAGAGTGCTCCCTTGCTTCCACTCATTTTGTCGGCACTGCCTGGAAGAGCTGGCAGTGCACTCTGAAGGGAGAGGAAAACTTGTGTGCCCCCTCTGTAAGGCGGGATTCCAG atTTCCCCGGCTGATGTTTCGAGTTTGAAGGTGAACTTTATGATCAATAGTATTATCTCTGTTCTTCCTTTGTTGACATCTGAAGACTCCAAGAAGAAAACTGTTTGTCAAATGTGTGATAGTGACGAGCCTGCCCAAGGGAGATGTAACGAGTGCGATCACTTTGTCTGTGAGCAGTGTATCTCGGCTCATAAGAGACTTCGTCCGTTGCAACACCATACTATCCTCAGTCTTGATGAGATCAAAAGCGGAAAGTTACTAGCAATGAGCAAAACTTCCTACTGCACCAAACATAAGGGTAAAAAGCTGAAACTGTTTTGCGAATCTTGTAAGGAAGTAATTTGCCGCGACTGCACCGTTGTTGATCATAAAAATCATGACTACCTTTTCACAAGTGACGTTATCGCTCGagagaaagaagaaatattggaaagagcaaaaaaagttACATCAAAACTGACCGACATTGAACAGGCGATGGCATTGGTTGAAAAGGCTCAACAACATCTTGACGAAAATAAACTTGTAACCAGGAAGAATCTGGATCAGTTTATTGATAAGCAGATAGGGGCTCTTGAGAAGATGCGATCAGATCTTAGAGGGGAGATCGAGTCAGCTTGTCAAAAGCAAGAGAAGCAGCTGACTGCCCAGAGAGAGAATTTATCCATGAGACTTGCAAGTGCTCGTAGCAGTTTGGAGTTTGCTGAGAGAATGTGCAGGGAAGCAAATGATGTGGATGTCTTGTCCATCAGGAATGAAGTGCTATCCCAGCTATCGAGTCTAGCAGAGAAACCCGTGGATCAGCCTTGTATGGAGGGTGGAGTTCGTCTTGTAGTGGATCAGGAATATTGGAGTTCCATGTCAAAGAAGATCTCAGTTGATGTATCAAGCCAAGTCTCAGTTGGTGAATCTGAGCATACAG TTCTTGAGAAGTCCGCCATCCTCAGCGGCAAAGGTCCAGAGTACCTCCGAGATCTCTTGGGATTCCTGCAGCCCGTGCAGCAGAGTCCAAAAAGTCGCTGGGTCAGATGTTTCTCTGCAAAAAGAGATGGCTGGGCTGCCAGGACCTTCCATGAAAAATGCAACGGCAAAGCGCCGAACATCGTACTCGTGAGCGTTGGGGGCCGATACGTGTTTGGTGGCTACTCTGACGTAGCGTGGACAA TGAGTGACCGTGGATGGCAGTCCTCCAGCAGGTCATTCTTGTTCACACTGTGTAACAAGAATGGCTACCGCCCTGAAAAGTTGCCATTGAGGCGCACGCCAGATGAACAGGCCATTTGTGACCACACAAGTTGCGGTCCGGCGTTTGGTGGTGATCCGGCGTTTGGTGATCCGTGGTTTGGTTGTGGTAGTGACCTGTACATCGCTGACAACGCGGGGGGTAATGAAGAGTCCTGTACGGAGCCACACAAGTACGCTCGTCCCCAGGGCGTCCCATCTTATCGCCCGTGTGACGTCTTTGCTGGCACCTGGACATTCACACCCGACGAAATGGAGGTGTTTCACGAGGTGGTGGACTGA
- the LOC5503650 gene encoding 60S ribosomal protein L24, protein MVARALRQASVYGCQGAKTSIMEGYGCQVFNFLNKRCERALLMRRNPREVTWTVLYRRKHKKGTQEEVSKKRTRRNIKFQRSVQGASLDNILAKRNQKPEVRKAQREQAIR, encoded by the exons ATGGTTGCCAGGGCGCTAAGACAAGCATCTGTCTATGGTTGCCAAGGCGCTAAGACGAGCATTATGGAGGGATATGGTTGCCAG GTGTTCAACTTCTTAAACAAGAGATGTGAGCGTGCCCTTCTCATGAGACGCAACCCCCGTGAGGTGACCTGGACTGTTCTGTATCGCCGCAAGCACAAGAAAGGCACCCAGGAGGAAGTGTCCAAGAAGCGCACCCGCCGTAATATCAAGTTCCAGAGGTCTGTACAGGGTGCGTCTCTTGACAACATCCTCGCCAAGAGAAACCAGAAGCCTGAGGTCCGCAAGGCGCAGAGAGAGCAAGCTATCAGGTGA